A stretch of Endozoicomonas sp. SCSIO W0465 DNA encodes these proteins:
- a CDS encoding GHMP kinase, whose amino-acid sequence MTKLVRSRAPLRLGIAGGGTDVSPYADVHTGYILNATIERYAYCTIEEIEDSNINFVATDRAIDVSIPRDLFPFPMDGTLNLHKAVYNRTIGEFNNNQPITVKVTTYCDAPVGSGLGASSTLVVAMIKCFDEYFGTGLDDYQIAHLAFSIERGDCNLHGGRQDQYSATFGGFNFMEFYADNRVLVNPLRIKEWIVCELEASLILYYTGQSRLSGSIIDQQVEKIQNGETKSIEAMHSIKESALTMKEALLKGDFNQFVDHLNLSWESKKQTAQSISNPMIDSVFQSAMEAGALGGKISGAGGGGFMMLFVKPERKNAVVEVLKENGGWTSNCQFCYEGSQCWTINQ is encoded by the coding sequence ATGACCAAATTAGTAAGATCCCGAGCACCGTTAAGATTAGGCATCGCTGGAGGTGGAACAGATGTAAGCCCCTATGCTGATGTTCATACCGGTTATATTCTAAATGCCACTATAGAACGTTATGCCTACTGCACCATTGAAGAAATAGAAGACAGTAATATTAATTTTGTTGCAACGGATCGAGCTATTGATGTATCAATACCGCGAGATCTTTTTCCATTTCCAATGGATGGTACCCTGAATTTACATAAAGCGGTATATAATCGTACGATTGGTGAATTCAATAACAACCAGCCCATTACTGTAAAGGTTACTACCTACTGCGATGCCCCTGTTGGCTCCGGTCTCGGCGCTTCATCAACTTTGGTGGTTGCCATGATCAAGTGTTTTGATGAGTATTTTGGTACCGGCCTTGATGACTATCAGATCGCTCATCTGGCCTTTTCCATAGAACGGGGAGATTGTAATTTACATGGGGGCAGGCAAGATCAATATTCAGCCACTTTTGGTGGTTTTAATTTTATGGAGTTTTATGCAGATAACCGGGTGCTGGTTAATCCGTTACGGATCAAAGAGTGGATTGTTTGTGAGCTTGAGGCATCACTGATCCTGTACTACACCGGCCAGTCCAGATTAAGCGGTTCGATTATTGATCAACAGGTTGAGAAGATCCAGAATGGTGAAACCAAGTCCATTGAGGCCATGCACAGTATCAAAGAATCTGCGCTAACCATGAAGGAAGCCTTGCTCAAAGGTGATTTCAATCAGTTTGTAGACCATTTGAATTTAAGCTGGGAGAGCAAGAAACAAACGGCTCAGTCTATATCAAATCCGATGATTGATTCCGTATTTCAGTCAGCCATGGAAGCCGGTGCCCTGGGTGGAAAAATTTCCGGTGCAGGAGGGGGAGGTTTTATGATGCTCTTTGTCAAACCTGAGCGTAAAAATGCGGTGGTTGAGGTGTTAAAAGAAAATGGTGGCTGGACCAGTAACTGCCAGTTCTGTTATGAAGGCTCTCAATGCTGGACGATTAACCAATGA
- a CDS encoding SIS domain-containing protein has translation MSIDYISQSLAQHYSLIAQIQDDEVLIQALNLAVGKIIHCFEHNGKVMFAGNGGSAADAQHMSAEFVSRFMFNRPGLPSIALTTDTSALTAIGNDYGFEVIFSRQIEAVGNPGDVLIAYSTSGTSPNILQALDVARARDIFCIGLTGIKPESKAMVERCDITLRVPHDSTPRIQEGHLLLGHILCGAVEAKMFDKDKSL, from the coding sequence ATGAGTATTGATTACATTTCACAGAGCCTTGCCCAACATTATTCCCTGATTGCTCAAATACAGGATGATGAAGTGCTTATTCAGGCACTAAACCTGGCAGTGGGTAAAATCATTCATTGTTTTGAGCATAATGGAAAAGTGATGTTTGCAGGAAATGGCGGCAGTGCCGCCGATGCACAACATATGTCTGCTGAATTTGTATCACGTTTTATGTTCAACCGCCCTGGCCTACCTTCCATTGCATTAACCACAGATACTTCTGCGTTAACCGCTATTGGCAATGATTATGGGTTTGAAGTTATTTTCTCACGTCAAATTGAAGCCGTTGGTAACCCGGGTGATGTACTTATAGCCTATTCCACCTCTGGAACATCCCCCAATATTTTACAAGCCCTGGATGTTGCCCGCGCTCGAGATATCTTTTGTATCGGCCTTACGGGAATAAAGCCTGAAAGTAAGGCAATGGTTGAACGGTGTGATATTACTTTACGAGTCCCTCATGATTCGACTCCCCGTATTCAGGAGGGACATCTACTATTAGGTCATATTTTATGTGGCGCTGTGGAAGCTAAGATGTTTGATAAAGATAAATCGTTATGA
- a CDS encoding nucleotidyltransferase family protein, whose protein sequence is MISEAIILAGGLGTRLRSEIGDIPKPMAPISGKPFLEILIHALESEGIQHIILSLGYRAQAIIDYFQNKKFSPSLSFVVEDKILGTGGAIKLATQKMSTDYALVMNGDSFLDMDVDAASLFFDKYKAPVIFGYDVDNTHRYGRIEYEGSLITKITEKGKTGLGTISAGVYILPKRMLDRFPPDNAFSIEYDVFSTLSREDNFRLFHSQQYFIDIGTPESYKLAQVELKNHFPHLFKT, encoded by the coding sequence ATGATTTCTGAAGCTATTATATTAGCTGGGGGTTTAGGCACCCGTTTACGATCAGAGATTGGGGATATTCCAAAGCCAATGGCTCCCATTTCTGGTAAGCCATTTCTTGAAATTTTGATCCATGCCCTTGAGTCTGAGGGAATTCAGCATATTATCTTATCTTTAGGGTACAGGGCCCAGGCTATCATTGATTATTTTCAAAACAAGAAATTTTCCCCATCACTCTCTTTCGTTGTTGAAGATAAAATATTAGGTACTGGTGGCGCCATTAAGCTTGCTACCCAAAAAATGTCTACAGATTATGCATTGGTGATGAATGGTGACAGTTTTCTTGATATGGATGTAGATGCCGCCTCTCTGTTCTTTGATAAATATAAAGCACCCGTTATCTTTGGTTATGATGTAGATAATACTCACCGCTATGGTCGTATTGAGTATGAAGGTTCCCTGATAACAAAAATTACCGAAAAAGGCAAAACTGGCCTTGGAACAATCAGTGCGGGTGTTTACATATTACCTAAAAGAATGCTGGATCGATTTCCTCCTGATAATGCGTTTTCTATTGAGTATGATGTTTTTAGCACTTTAAGTAGAGAAGATAATTTTCGCCTGTTCCATTCACAGCAATATTTTATTGATATTGGTACACCTGAATCCTATAAACTGGCACAAGTTGAACTTAAGAATCATTTCCCACATCTATTTAAAACCTGA
- a CDS encoding glycosyltransferase, with protein MNVLHFFKTYYPDSYGGVENLIFQLAENGLKQGVQSEVLSLSSNGCARNQRVNNHLVHRSNLDFYLASTGFSYSVFSDFRELADNADIIHYHFPWPFMDVVHFVNRIKKPTVVTYHSDIVKQKYLYFFYKPLMYFFLKSVDRVIATSSNYLNTSCVLKNIKKKVDVIPVGIDDHAAIPASNLLKLKWQQTITSPFFLFIGSFRYYKGLHILLESMKGVDLPVVLVGIGSLEKELKIQAQQLNLKNIYFLGALPDEDKCALLELCLSVVFPSHLRSEAFGITLVEGAMYGKPLISSEIGTGTTYINVDHETGLVVPPSNPTALKAAMLTLWNNPVLAFQLGRNARVRYEKLFTVDRMVKQYAHIYYSLLS; from the coding sequence ATGAATGTATTACATTTTTTTAAAACCTATTACCCTGATAGTTATGGTGGAGTTGAAAATCTGATCTTTCAGTTGGCGGAGAATGGGCTTAAGCAGGGTGTTCAATCCGAGGTATTGTCATTAAGTTCAAATGGATGTGCAAGAAATCAGAGAGTTAATAACCATCTGGTACATCGCTCTAATCTTGACTTTTACCTGGCGTCGACGGGTTTTTCATACTCAGTCTTCAGTGACTTCAGAGAGCTTGCTGATAATGCTGATATTATTCACTATCATTTTCCCTGGCCATTTATGGATGTTGTTCACTTTGTTAACAGGATAAAAAAACCGACCGTAGTTACCTATCATTCCGATATTGTGAAACAAAAATATCTTTATTTTTTCTATAAACCATTAATGTACTTCTTTCTCAAGAGTGTTGATCGAGTCATCGCTACCTCTTCAAATTACTTAAATACCAGCTGCGTACTGAAAAATATAAAAAAGAAAGTTGATGTTATTCCGGTAGGCATAGATGATCATGCTGCAATTCCTGCATCAAATCTCCTAAAACTCAAGTGGCAACAAACTATCACCTCCCCTTTTTTCCTTTTTATTGGCTCCTTCCGATATTACAAAGGCCTCCATATTCTTTTGGAATCTATGAAAGGTGTTGATTTACCTGTTGTTCTTGTTGGCATTGGTTCCCTTGAAAAGGAACTGAAGATACAAGCACAGCAGCTAAACCTGAAAAACATCTATTTTTTGGGTGCTTTGCCTGATGAAGATAAATGTGCCTTGTTAGAATTATGCTTAAGCGTTGTATTCCCCTCTCATCTTAGGTCAGAGGCTTTCGGCATCACCCTGGTTGAAGGTGCTATGTATGGCAAGCCTCTTATCTCCAGTGAAATCGGCACAGGTACTACTTATATCAATGTTGATCATGAGACAGGCCTGGTCGTTCCTCCCTCTAATCCCACCGCCTTAAAAGCGGCAATGCTCACTCTCTGGAATAATCCAGTTCTGGCTTTTCAGCTTGGTAGAAACGCCAGAGTTCGTTATGAAAAGCTGTTTACTGTCGACCGGATGGTAAAGCAATACGCACATATATATTATTCGCTGTTATCTTAA
- the istB gene encoding IS21-like element helper ATPase IstB, which yields MINETLARLRSLRLTGMADALNQQLDQPGTYSSLSFEERLSLLTEQEETERNNKRLARLLRSARFKLAARIHDIDYEHPRGLKQNQMASLSGGGWLDRYRNLLITGPCGSGKSYLACALGHMACLKGYSVRYYRMSRLLDELILAHGDGSYSRQLKQLAKVDLLILDDWGLEPLTQQQRNDLLEVMDDRHEQGSTLVTSQLPTRKWHASIGDETLADAILDRLMHNAHRIELKGESMRKKLGKLDAVEHLV from the coding sequence ATGATCAATGAAACACTGGCTCGCCTTAGGTCACTGCGACTGACCGGAATGGCAGATGCCCTCAATCAACAGCTGGACCAGCCGGGCACCTACAGTAGCCTTAGCTTTGAAGAACGACTGTCGTTGCTTACTGAGCAGGAAGAAACAGAGCGAAACAATAAACGTCTGGCTCGGCTGCTCAGAAGCGCCCGGTTTAAACTGGCTGCCCGGATACACGACATTGACTATGAACACCCCAGAGGTCTCAAACAGAACCAGATGGCCAGCCTGTCTGGAGGAGGCTGGCTTGACCGGTACAGGAACCTGTTGATCACCGGACCTTGTGGTTCCGGTAAGAGCTACCTGGCCTGCGCCCTTGGGCACATGGCTTGTCTGAAAGGCTACAGTGTCCGGTACTATCGGATGTCCAGGCTACTGGATGAACTGATCCTTGCCCACGGTGATGGCAGCTACAGCAGGCAGTTGAAACAACTGGCAAAAGTAGACTTGCTGATTCTGGACGACTGGGGCCTGGAACCACTGACGCAGCAACAAAGGAACGATCTGCTGGAAGTCATGGATGACAGGCACGAGCAAGGTTCCACGTTGGTTACCAGTCAATTGCCCACCCGGAAGTGGCATGCCAGCATTGGTGATGAAACTCTGGCCGACGCCATTCTTGACCGGCTTATGCACAATGCCCACCGGATTGAACTCAAAGGCGAATCCATGCGCAAAAAGCTTGGAAAATTGGACGCAGTTGAACACCTGGTCTAA
- the istA gene encoding IS21 family transposase, with amino-acid sequence MTENRITMRKLLEILRMRFGSQLSFRQISRSVRVSVGTVSNYVKAFQESELSWPLAEDISEPELIQALFPDASIANRKGLIDPDWAEVHQELKRKEVTKQRLWEEYCQAHPLNAYSYAQYCHRYNQWRGCQKRSMRQLHNAGEKLFVDYAGPTMPIINPDTGEIAHNAQIFVAVLGASNYTYAEATLSQKTEDWLGSHERAFEFFGGVPEIVVPDNPKCAVIKACRYEPDLNPSYQHLACHYQVAVIPARPYKPKDKAKAEVGVQVVERWILARLRHEMFFTLAELNLRIRELLIELNLKPFKQLPGTRRSAFEQLDEPALKPLPKQSFVFAEFIKARVNVDYHIICKGHAYSVPHQLARQEVEVQATEHCVTIYANGKVVASHARKHTRGFTTLAVHMPERHRHHQDWTPERLLNWANDIGQEVYCFIQSLLDSKEHPEQAYRASLGLLNLQREYGTERLNNACAHARNIGGYRLKNVRSILQSGKDLMPLEPQLKQTTGPLHDDHENIRGAICYQ; translated from the coding sequence ATGACAGAAAACAGGATTACCATGCGTAAGCTACTAGAAATACTCCGGATGCGGTTTGGCAGCCAACTCAGCTTCCGACAAATTTCCCGCAGTGTACGGGTCAGTGTGGGGACGGTATCCAACTACGTTAAGGCCTTTCAGGAATCGGAATTAAGCTGGCCCCTGGCAGAGGATATATCTGAGCCTGAGCTTATTCAGGCGCTGTTTCCCGATGCCTCGATAGCCAATCGAAAAGGGTTGATTGATCCTGACTGGGCTGAGGTGCATCAGGAACTGAAGCGCAAGGAAGTGACCAAACAACGACTCTGGGAAGAATACTGTCAGGCCCACCCCCTCAATGCCTACAGCTATGCCCAGTACTGTCACCGTTACAATCAGTGGCGTGGTTGTCAAAAGCGATCTATGCGACAGCTGCACAATGCAGGTGAAAAGTTATTTGTTGATTATGCCGGGCCAACCATGCCAATCATCAACCCGGACACCGGCGAAATTGCCCACAATGCCCAGATATTTGTGGCAGTGCTGGGAGCGTCCAACTATACCTACGCTGAAGCGACTCTGTCACAAAAAACAGAGGACTGGCTGGGGTCTCATGAACGGGCCTTTGAGTTCTTTGGTGGGGTGCCAGAAATTGTTGTGCCAGACAACCCAAAGTGCGCAGTTATCAAAGCCTGTCGGTACGAGCCGGATCTCAACCCATCATACCAGCACCTGGCTTGTCACTACCAGGTGGCAGTCATTCCGGCACGCCCCTACAAACCCAAAGACAAGGCCAAAGCAGAAGTCGGTGTACAGGTAGTGGAGCGGTGGATACTGGCCAGGCTTCGTCATGAAATGTTCTTTACCCTGGCAGAGCTGAACCTGCGGATACGTGAGCTGTTAATCGAACTGAACCTGAAGCCCTTTAAGCAGTTGCCAGGAACGCGACGTAGTGCGTTTGAACAACTGGATGAACCAGCCCTCAAGCCACTGCCGAAGCAATCTTTTGTGTTCGCTGAGTTTATCAAGGCCCGGGTGAATGTGGATTATCATATTATCTGCAAGGGGCACGCCTACTCGGTTCCCCATCAGCTTGCCAGGCAGGAAGTAGAAGTACAGGCGACTGAGCACTGCGTCACGATCTACGCTAACGGTAAAGTGGTGGCCAGCCACGCTCGCAAGCACACACGTGGATTTACGACGTTAGCAGTTCATATGCCGGAACGACATCGTCACCATCAGGATTGGACGCCTGAGCGTTTACTTAACTGGGCTAACGACATTGGTCAGGAAGTCTATTGTTTTATTCAATCACTGCTGGATAGCAAGGAGCATCCTGAACAAGCCTATCGAGCTTCATTGGGGCTGCTAAACCTGCAGCGGGAATATGGAACTGAACGACTCAACAACGCCTGCGCCCATGCCAGGAACATCGGGGGTTATCGGTTAAAAAATGTCCGATCAATCCTCCAGTCAGGCAAAGACCTGATGCCATTGGAGCCACAGTTAAAACAAACGACAGGTCCCTTGCATGATGATCACGAAAATATTCGTGGCGCTATTTGCTATCAATAA
- a CDS encoding IS66 family transposase: MIPELPATMSAEILLKENAELRMRVACLEERCRELEEKVGKNSQNSSKPPSSDGYQKPCKNSNSPDHSDDLSADKGTDPSDEKPNPKSLRQSSGNKAGGKKGHQGTCLKQVDIPDYIEYLPVKECNKCQASLLDSEPVKYIERQVFEPGRPGEFEVTAHRAEVKICTCGCRNQAEFPEGVTAAAQYGSATQAMAVYLNQYHFLPFKRVSEYFNTLYKMSVSAGTVANFVARTYENLASTEEVIRDALRESSVAGADETGMRAEGSLHWLHVMRDEQWTLYYLSEKRGREAMDTMGILLTFAGVLVHDHWKSYFAYAATHVLCNAHHLRELLGVVDRDSNQLALRLMKLLRLSWHYCKGFKTIGMLQMPSVVCERIEKIYDRLLQRALMKEVVYMEKQREELKRKKVKNTKAYNLFKRLTEFKAETLRFMSDFTIPFDNNGSERDVRMAKLKQKISGCFRSADGGSMFARIRSYLSSARKQGMDIYQSLHRAVRNYCNMPLLSAE; encoded by the coding sequence ATGATTCCAGAACTACCCGCAACTATGTCGGCTGAGATTCTCTTGAAAGAGAATGCAGAGCTGCGGATGAGAGTTGCCTGTCTGGAAGAGCGATGTCGAGAATTGGAAGAAAAGGTTGGCAAGAACAGTCAAAACAGCAGCAAGCCGCCATCGTCTGATGGTTATCAAAAACCTTGTAAAAACAGTAATTCTCCAGATCATTCTGACGACCTTTCCGCAGATAAAGGTACCGATCCATCGGATGAAAAACCCAATCCTAAAAGTCTGAGACAGTCTTCTGGTAATAAAGCCGGTGGAAAGAAAGGGCATCAGGGCACTTGTCTTAAACAGGTCGATATCCCTGACTATATTGAGTACCTTCCGGTTAAAGAATGCAATAAATGTCAGGCGTCTCTTCTTGATAGTGAGCCGGTCAAATATATTGAACGACAGGTGTTTGAACCAGGGAGACCGGGTGAATTTGAAGTAACGGCCCATAGAGCTGAAGTAAAAATCTGCACTTGTGGTTGTCGGAATCAGGCTGAATTCCCGGAAGGTGTTACCGCTGCCGCACAATATGGCTCAGCCACACAGGCTATGGCCGTCTATCTTAACCAATACCATTTCCTGCCTTTTAAGCGCGTGTCAGAGTATTTTAATACTCTCTATAAAATGAGTGTAAGTGCAGGCACTGTCGCCAATTTTGTGGCCAGAACCTATGAAAATCTGGCTTCTACTGAAGAGGTTATTCGTGACGCCTTGCGGGAATCGTCTGTTGCCGGAGCCGATGAAACGGGTATGCGGGCCGAGGGCTCTTTGCACTGGCTACACGTTATGCGGGATGAACAATGGACGCTCTACTACTTGTCTGAAAAGCGAGGTCGTGAGGCCATGGACACGATGGGCATACTGCTAACATTTGCAGGCGTTCTGGTTCATGATCATTGGAAATCCTATTTTGCATATGCGGCAACTCACGTACTTTGCAATGCCCATCACCTGAGGGAGCTTTTGGGTGTTGTTGATAGGGACAGCAATCAACTGGCGTTGCGATTGATGAAGCTACTGAGGCTTTCCTGGCATTACTGCAAGGGCTTTAAGACCATAGGTATGCTACAGATGCCAAGTGTTGTCTGTGAACGAATCGAGAAGATTTATGACCGGTTGCTTCAGCGGGCTCTAATGAAAGAAGTCGTCTATATGGAGAAGCAACGAGAGGAGCTTAAGCGCAAGAAAGTCAAGAATACTAAAGCTTACAATCTCTTCAAACGACTCACTGAGTTCAAGGCTGAGACACTGCGCTTCATGTCAGATTTTACCATTCCCTTCGATAACAATGGCAGTGAGCGGGATGTTCGAATGGCCAAGTTAAAGCAGAAAATCTCAGGCTGCTTCAGGAGTGCAGACGGTGGTTCTATGTTTGCACGGATTCGCAGCTATTTGTCGTCTGCCAGAAAACAGGGAATGGACATATATCAATCACTTCATAGAGCTGTTCGGAATTACTGTAATATGCCTTTGCTCAGTGCTGAATAG
- a CDS encoding ISL3 family transposase produces MFKSYQNMQTLQVNLLFTAFQGRCSRCGNIETVTPPGLAPKAQATERLKRHVSHLCRYMPCDKVPEFIAISGGTARRWDKEMLMKMLPAPKRDGIRALLIDEKSIGKGHHFLTVALNADTGETLFLGEGKKKEVLDRFLSSLTEEQKASIECVGIDRGGSYQASVREHLPNADIVYDKFHIIANYNDVIDQIRRREWRQAEEEDKPFIKGQRFNLFRNPENLTPKGQSNLKELLAMNEDLNQAYILKDMLKQLWTYKYKACARKCLDNWIALAKETGISELKKFAKGLDRAREGLLSYCQHRITSAKIEAFNGVIKRIIYKACGYNDLDYLYLKIRQEALK; encoded by the coding sequence GTGTTCAAGAGTTACCAGAATATGCAGACTCTTCAGGTAAATCTTCTCTTCACTGCATTTCAAGGGCGTTGCTCTCGTTGCGGTAATATAGAAACAGTCACGCCTCCGGGGCTTGCACCTAAAGCTCAAGCAACAGAGCGACTTAAAAGGCATGTCAGCCATCTATGCCGCTATATGCCATGTGACAAGGTTCCTGAATTCATTGCTATCTCTGGCGGCACCGCTCGTCGCTGGGATAAAGAGATGCTCATGAAGATGCTGCCTGCACCCAAGCGGGATGGTATTCGCGCTCTTCTTATCGATGAAAAATCCATTGGTAAGGGGCATCATTTTTTAACCGTTGCTCTGAATGCTGATACCGGTGAAACGCTGTTCCTTGGTGAAGGAAAAAAGAAAGAAGTTCTGGATCGGTTCCTTTCCAGTCTGACAGAAGAACAAAAAGCAAGCATTGAATGCGTTGGTATTGACCGTGGTGGAAGCTATCAGGCTTCAGTGAGAGAGCATCTGCCAAACGCCGATATTGTATACGACAAGTTTCATATTATTGCCAATTACAACGATGTGATTGACCAAATCAGGCGCAGGGAGTGGCGACAGGCAGAAGAAGAGGACAAGCCGTTTATCAAAGGGCAACGCTTTAACCTGTTCAGAAATCCTGAGAATTTAACACCAAAAGGGCAAAGTAATCTGAAGGAGTTGTTAGCCATGAATGAGGATCTCAATCAGGCATATATCCTGAAAGATATGCTAAAACAGCTATGGACGTACAAATATAAAGCCTGTGCCAGAAAGTGCCTGGACAACTGGATAGCACTTGCCAAAGAAACAGGGATATCCGAGTTAAAGAAGTTCGCCAAGGGGTTAGACAGAGCTAGAGAAGGGTTACTGTCATACTGCCAGCATCGTATAACCAGCGCGAAAATCGAAGCCTTCAATGGGGTTATCAAACGGATCATCTATAAAGCATGCGGTTACAATGACCTTGATTACCTATATTTGAAAATTAGACAGGAGGCTCTGAAATGA
- a CDS encoding Bax inhibitor-1/YccA family protein produces MDRKPVMTATSTGLGAGVEINKVLRNTYMLLGMTLLFSAVTAGVAMALQISQMTALILSLVGFGLLFVVNKTADSAKGIVAVFAFTGVLGAALGPMLNHYLGMANGPSLIMQALGGTAVVFFALSGYVLTTRKDFSFMGGFLMVGLIVAVVASIALIFFNIPAASMALSALIVLLMSGFILFDTSRIIHGGETNYIRATVSLYLDIYNLFTALLHLLGASSDD; encoded by the coding sequence ATGGATCGCAAACCCGTAATGACCGCTACTTCCACTGGCCTGGGCGCTGGCGTTGAAATCAACAAGGTGCTTCGCAATACCTATATGCTGCTGGGCATGACGCTGCTGTTCAGTGCTGTCACTGCCGGCGTTGCCATGGCTCTGCAGATCAGCCAGATGACGGCGCTTATTCTTTCTCTGGTTGGTTTTGGCTTATTGTTTGTCGTTAACAAGACCGCTGATTCTGCCAAGGGTATCGTCGCTGTTTTTGCCTTTACCGGTGTGCTGGGTGCAGCATTGGGGCCAATGCTTAACCATTACCTGGGTATGGCTAACGGTCCATCCCTGATTATGCAGGCCTTAGGTGGAACAGCCGTGGTTTTCTTTGCGCTTTCCGGCTATGTTCTGACGACCCGTAAGGACTTTTCCTTCATGGGTGGCTTTCTGATGGTTGGTTTGATCGTGGCTGTAGTTGCAAGTATCGCCCTGATCTTCTTTAACATCCCCGCTGCCAGTATGGCTCTTTCCGCCCTGATTGTGCTGCTGATGTCTGGTTTTATCCTGTTTGACACCAGTCGTATTATTCATGGTGGAGAAACCAACTATATCCGGGCCACTGTTTCACTTTACCTGGATATTTATAACCTGTTCACGGCACTGCTTCACCTGCTGGGTGCTTCCAGTGACGACTGA
- a CDS encoding tyrosine-type recombinase/integrase: MLAELFDRIDKNSGLMTGMKRLFDRYEQEVVPTLGTRTQKDKKEHLKRLWRSFGHMEPDQITTAMVQAYVDLRGKSSPSQANQEASTLSQALRRARVWGMMNSANPVDGIIRHQLKPRERLPTLAELEVFKHHASPFIAAYTELKLEIGLRQEDLLNLNMKKHFFDDGIRVRTGKTGKRLFFPWTDHLRSVVARIRSFNKVDSDYLMCGRDGLALKKGTFSDRWKQSMAKALSAEEGPLLERFHEHDIRATHATLVEEKVGVEAASTNLGHDNVKTTRMYLRSKKYERTVPFSELVNDSV, encoded by the coding sequence GTGCTGGCAGAACTGTTTGACCGAATTGATAAGAATTCGGGATTGATGACCGGGATGAAGCGGCTGTTTGATCGTTATGAGCAGGAAGTAGTGCCGACACTGGGAACCCGCACCCAAAAGGATAAGAAGGAACACCTGAAGCGGTTGTGGCGCAGTTTCGGTCATATGGAGCCGGATCAGATTACAACGGCCATGGTGCAGGCTTATGTGGACCTGCGGGGTAAGAGCAGTCCCAGTCAGGCGAACCAGGAAGCAAGTACTCTGAGCCAGGCACTTAGACGTGCGAGAGTCTGGGGTATGATGAATAGTGCGAATCCGGTGGATGGTATTATCCGGCATCAACTGAAGCCCAGGGAGCGACTGCCGACCCTGGCTGAGCTGGAGGTCTTTAAACACCATGCTTCGCCTTTCATTGCTGCCTATACGGAGCTGAAACTGGAGATCGGCTTACGGCAGGAGGATTTGCTGAATCTCAACATGAAAAAGCATTTCTTTGATGACGGTATTCGGGTGCGAACGGGAAAAACCGGTAAACGGCTTTTCTTTCCCTGGACGGACCACCTCCGTTCAGTGGTAGCGAGAATTCGTTCATTCAATAAGGTGGACAGTGATTACCTGATGTGTGGCCGAGATGGTCTGGCATTAAAAAAAGGAACGTTCAGCGATCGCTGGAAGCAGAGTATGGCGAAGGCATTGTCTGCTGAGGAAGGTCCGTTGCTTGAGCGTTTTCATGAACATGATATCCGTGCCACTCACGCGACGCTGGTGGAGGAGAAGGTGGGGGTAGAGGCCGCATCGACGAATCTTGGGCATGATAATGTGAAGACAACCCGTATGTATCTGCGCAGTAAAAAGTATGAACGCACGGTGCCATTTTCAGAGCTAGTAAACGACAGTGTTTAG